In a genomic window of Bradyrhizobium ontarionense:
- a CDS encoding MarR family winged helix-turn-helix transcriptional regulator gives MAKSAGARAQRDARQDAGIGLGELENHLGYFVRRLQHWIFRDVNAALAAVDLDVISYSLLETIAANPGTTQIAVAGALGIERARMVGLLDDLQQAGLIVRERSEQDRRAHALGLTPRGRLILKKANAQISAHEKRVARRLGADNYRRALAALSQFETD, from the coding sequence ATGGCCAAGAGCGCAGGCGCCAGGGCGCAACGAGACGCGAGGCAGGATGCCGGGATCGGCCTCGGCGAGCTCGAGAACCATCTCGGCTACTTCGTCCGCCGCCTCCAGCATTGGATCTTCCGCGACGTCAATGCGGCGCTCGCTGCCGTCGACCTCGACGTCATCAGCTATTCGCTCCTGGAGACGATCGCGGCCAATCCGGGCACGACGCAGATCGCCGTCGCCGGCGCGCTCGGCATCGAGCGCGCGCGCATGGTCGGCCTGCTCGACGATCTGCAGCAGGCCGGACTGATCGTGCGCGAACGCTCCGAGCAGGACCGCAGGGCGCATGCGCTCGGCCTCACACCCCGTGGTCGCCTGATCCTGAAGAAGGCCAACGCGCAGATCTCCGCCCACGAGAAGCGCGTGGCGCGTCGGCTTGGCGCCGACAACTATCGCCGGGCGCTCGCGGCGCTGTCGCAGTTCGAGACGGATTAG
- a CDS encoding feruloyl-CoA synthase translates to MVSTGRHLDAKPAMFAAPSVEATTRDDGAIILRSRMPLLPAARCSGEWLEHWARTVPDRTFLAERDGDGWTRLSYGETLAQVRAAAAWMLAQGLSPDRPLAILSDNSIAHAVLALAAQHVGVPVCAISPAYSLMSTDHEKLRAMIRLLDPGAIFVAQRGAFARALAAIEGLHRAPIIAGDSDGSSAVPLQAVIATKPGSEVNSAFAAVTPDTIAKLLFTSGSTGLPKAVINTQRMLTTSQQAKAQLWTFLRDVEGGPVIVDWLPWSHTFGANHNFNLVLAQGGSLYIDGGKPAPGLFETSLSNLRSVMPTIYFNVPRGFDMLVAALKTDEELSKAFFSGVRCIFYAAAALPQNLWDALNEMSQATIGRSAPLISAWGATETSPLATDCHFFAERAGNIGVPIPGTELKLVPSGEKLEIRVRGPNVTPGYWKAPELTSAAFDEEGFYKIGDAVKLADPDHPERGLFFDGRITEDFKLSSGTWVNVGALRVAGIAALAPLAQDIVIAGHGTDEVHFLVVPNLAACRAKAGLADTASVSGVLAHPAVRNGIAQGLATLRAEAVGSSRYATRALLMAEPPSLDAGEITDKGYINQRAALSRRADLVARLQDDAAPDLIRPGAVN, encoded by the coding sequence ATGGTTAGCACCGGGCGTCACCTCGATGCCAAGCCTGCCATGTTCGCCGCACCGTCGGTCGAGGCCACGACGCGCGACGATGGCGCCATCATCCTGCGCTCGCGCATGCCGCTGCTGCCGGCCGCACGCTGCAGCGGCGAATGGCTCGAGCACTGGGCGCGGACCGTGCCGGATCGCACCTTCCTGGCCGAACGCGACGGTGACGGCTGGACCCGGCTCAGCTATGGAGAGACCTTGGCGCAGGTCCGCGCCGCCGCGGCCTGGATGCTCGCGCAAGGCCTCAGTCCCGACCGTCCGCTCGCGATCCTCTCCGACAACAGCATCGCACATGCCGTGCTGGCGCTCGCCGCGCAGCATGTCGGCGTGCCCGTCTGCGCGATCTCGCCGGCCTATTCGCTGATGTCGACCGACCACGAGAAGCTGCGGGCGATGATCCGGCTGCTCGATCCCGGCGCCATCTTCGTCGCACAGCGCGGCGCGTTCGCGCGCGCGCTGGCGGCGATCGAGGGACTGCACCGGGCGCCTATCATTGCCGGTGATAGCGACGGAAGCAGCGCGGTCCCGCTGCAGGCGGTGATCGCGACAAAGCCCGGCTCCGAGGTCAACAGCGCCTTCGCCGCGGTGACGCCTGACACGATTGCAAAACTGCTGTTCACCTCGGGCTCGACCGGGCTCCCCAAGGCCGTCATCAACACGCAGCGGATGCTGACGACGAGCCAGCAGGCCAAGGCGCAGTTGTGGACGTTTCTGCGCGATGTCGAGGGCGGCCCCGTCATCGTCGACTGGCTGCCCTGGAGTCACACCTTCGGCGCCAATCACAATTTCAACCTGGTGCTGGCCCAGGGCGGCTCGCTCTACATCGACGGCGGCAAGCCGGCGCCGGGCCTGTTCGAGACCTCGCTGTCCAATCTGCGCAGCGTGATGCCGACCATCTATTTCAACGTGCCGCGCGGCTTCGACATGCTGGTCGCGGCGCTGAAGACGGACGAGGAGCTGAGCAAAGCCTTCTTCTCCGGCGTCAGATGCATCTTCTACGCAGCCGCGGCGCTGCCGCAGAATCTGTGGGATGCGCTCAACGAGATGAGCCAGGCGACGATCGGCCGGTCGGCGCCGCTGATCTCGGCCTGGGGCGCCACCGAGACCTCGCCGCTCGCGACCGACTGCCATTTCTTTGCCGAGCGCGCCGGCAATATCGGCGTGCCGATTCCCGGCACCGAGCTCAAGCTAGTGCCATCAGGCGAGAAGCTCGAGATTCGCGTGCGCGGACCGAACGTGACGCCGGGCTATTGGAAGGCGCCGGAGCTCACTTCAGCAGCGTTCGACGAGGAGGGCTTCTACAAGATCGGCGACGCCGTGAAGCTCGCCGATCCGGATCATCCGGAGCGCGGCCTGTTCTTCGACGGCCGCATCACCGAGGATTTCAAGCTCAGCTCCGGCACGTGGGTGAATGTCGGCGCACTGCGCGTCGCCGGCATCGCCGCGCTGGCGCCGCTGGCCCAGGACATCGTGATCGCCGGCCACGGCACCGACGAGGTGCATTTCCTGGTCGTACCCAACCTCGCGGCGTGCCGCGCCAAGGCCGGCCTTGCCGACACGGCCTCGGTCAGCGGCGTGCTTGCGCATCCGGCCGTGCGCAACGGCATCGCGCAGGGGCTGGCAACACTGCGCGCCGAGGCAGTCGGCTCGTCGCGCTACGCGACGCGCGCACTTTTGATGGCGGAGCCGCCATCACTCGATGCCGGCGAGATCACCGACAAGGGCTATATCAACCAGCGCGCCGCTCTCTCCCGCCGCGCCGACCTCGTGGCCAGGCTGCAGGATGACGCCGCGCCCGACCTGATCAGACCGGGTGCGGTGAACTGA
- a CDS encoding methyl-accepting chemotaxis protein, with amino-acid sequence MAQPRFSLALRIYAIIGLSFCGLAGLAATQSQNLATALKEQRQSELSHLAQTALSIAREEYDTIARDKVAPEAAQKMAAERIGKLRYGSGDYFWINDMVPKMVMHPVKPELNGQALADNKDPTGKRLFVEMVDVVKRQGAGVVDYMWPKPGKDAPQPKMSYVAGFEPWGWIIGTGVYVDDLEAQMWESKRGVFIAAMLVILVLGAVTLVIARRMSSALASMSGALTQLSLGNFEIKLPGLTRSDELGDMARSIEQFRQKIEEKAQQTAMLEDEQRQVAERIKSKALKEMAEAVELAASTAVNEVAEGTGHMATNAESMTESALTLERNSSSVAAAAEQALATTQTVAKASSQLAASISQISSQVNSSRELTRKAVAASSEAQATIAKLSEAADKVGAVTSLISEIAGQTNLLALNATIEAARAGEAGRGFAVVASEVKSLAEQTAKATSEIAQQIAEIQDSTRASVTSIGAIGEVIRNVEAVSSGIADAIQAQNSVTMEISRTVEETSAAAREVATQIAEVSREASEAGRRSTDIRDGSSTVAEKVQRLRTELVRVIRSSTADVDRRLATRLNINRPGTLQVNREPVAVTVRNLSLGGALIEAVPVRLSVNASVTLEIAGMISDLPGTVTRVGDRTALVQFTLNAEQAARLTVLVSDRQAA; translated from the coding sequence ATGGCTCAGCCGCGTTTCTCGCTCGCTCTCCGCATCTACGCGATCATCGGCCTGTCGTTCTGCGGCCTTGCCGGTCTTGCCGCGACCCAGAGCCAGAATCTCGCAACCGCGCTCAAAGAACAGCGGCAGAGCGAACTCAGCCATCTGGCCCAGACGGCGCTGAGTATCGCACGCGAGGAATACGACACGATCGCGCGCGACAAGGTGGCGCCCGAAGCGGCACAGAAGATGGCGGCCGAGCGAATTGGAAAGCTGCGCTACGGCAGCGGCGACTACTTCTGGATCAACGACATGGTTCCGAAGATGGTCATGCATCCGGTCAAGCCCGAATTGAACGGTCAGGCTCTCGCCGACAACAAGGATCCGACCGGCAAGCGCCTGTTCGTGGAGATGGTTGATGTCGTGAAGCGCCAGGGTGCCGGCGTCGTCGACTACATGTGGCCCAAGCCGGGCAAGGACGCGCCGCAGCCGAAGATGTCCTATGTCGCGGGCTTCGAGCCCTGGGGCTGGATCATCGGCACCGGCGTCTATGTCGACGATCTCGAAGCCCAGATGTGGGAGAGCAAGCGCGGCGTGTTCATTGCTGCCATGCTGGTGATTCTCGTGCTCGGCGCCGTCACGCTGGTCATCGCGCGACGGATGTCGTCGGCGCTGGCGTCGATGAGCGGCGCATTGACCCAGCTCAGCCTCGGCAATTTCGAGATCAAGCTGCCGGGCCTGACCCGCAGCGACGAACTCGGCGACATGGCGCGCTCGATCGAGCAGTTCAGGCAGAAGATCGAGGAGAAGGCGCAGCAGACGGCGATGCTCGAAGACGAACAGCGTCAGGTGGCCGAGCGCATCAAGAGCAAGGCGCTGAAGGAGATGGCCGAGGCGGTCGAACTTGCCGCGAGCACCGCCGTCAACGAAGTTGCCGAAGGCACCGGCCATATGGCCACCAATGCCGAGTCGATGACCGAGAGTGCGCTGACGCTTGAACGGAATTCGAGCAGCGTCGCTGCAGCCGCCGAGCAGGCGCTTGCGACGACGCAGACCGTCGCCAAGGCCTCCTCGCAGCTCGCGGCCTCGATCTCGCAGATCTCCAGCCAGGTCAACTCGTCGCGCGAGCTCACGCGCAAGGCGGTGGCCGCCTCATCCGAGGCCCAGGCCACGATTGCGAAACTGTCCGAAGCCGCCGACAAGGTCGGCGCCGTGACCAGCCTGATCAGCGAGATTGCCGGCCAGACCAACCTGCTCGCGCTCAACGCGACCATCGAAGCGGCGCGTGCAGGCGAGGCCGGCCGCGGCTTTGCGGTCGTCGCCTCCGAGGTCAAGTCGCTCGCCGAGCAGACCGCGAAGGCGACCAGCGAGATCGCGCAGCAGATCGCGGAGATTCAAGATTCCACGCGCGCATCGGTGACCTCGATCGGCGCGATCGGCGAGGTCATCCGCAACGTCGAAGCGGTCTCCTCCGGGATCGCCGATGCGATCCAGGCTCAGAACAGCGTAACCATGGAGATCTCGCGCACGGTCGAGGAGACCTCGGCCGCGGCCCGCGAGGTCGCGACCCAGATCGCAGAGGTCTCGCGAGAGGCCAGCGAGGCCGGCCGTCGCTCGACCGACATCCGCGACGGCTCCAGCACTGTCGCCGAGAAGGTCCAGCGACTCCGCACCGAACTGGTGCGGGTGATCCGGAGCTCGACCGCCGATGTCGACCGCCGGCTCGCGACCCGGCTCAACATCAACCGCCCGGGCACCCTGCAGGTGAATCGCGAGCCGGTCGCCGTCACCGTGCGCAACCTCTCGCTCGGCGGGGCCTTGATCGAGGCGGTCCCCGTCCGTCTGTCGGTCAACGCATCCGTGACGCTTGAGATCGCCGGCATGATCTCCGATCTGCCGGGGACCGTGACGCGTGTCGGCGATCGGACCGCATTGGTGCAGTTCACGCTGAATGCCGAGCAGGCAGCGCGCTTGACGGTTCTGGTTTCGGACCGTCAGGCGGCGTAA
- a CDS encoding ABC transporter ATP-binding protein, protein MIELATSPNVTAPTTVPAPLLSVRNLTKAFPIRGGLLKRQIGSVRAVDGVNFDIEPSETFGLVGESGCGKSTTGRCVLRLIEPSSGELSFEGKDVIALSGEGLRALRRDIQIIFQDPYASLNPRMTIGAIIGEALTIHGLTTSRQQYEARIVHLLETVGLQADHMTRYPHEFSGGQRQRIGIARAIAVEPKLIICDEPVSALDVSIQAQVINLLEDLQQKFGIAYLFVAHDLSVVEHISRRVAVMYLGRIVETAASRDLYSAPKHPYTEALLSAVPIPDPSIKRKRVRLKGEVPSPINPPTGCHFHTRCPIAKDVCSKEVPPLKASAEGHLVACHFR, encoded by the coding sequence ATGATTGAACTCGCCACCTCTCCGAACGTTACTGCGCCAACCACCGTGCCGGCGCCCTTGCTCAGCGTGCGCAACCTGACCAAGGCGTTTCCGATCCGCGGCGGATTGCTGAAGCGCCAGATCGGCAGCGTGCGCGCGGTCGACGGCGTCAACTTCGACATCGAGCCGAGCGAGACCTTCGGCCTCGTCGGCGAGTCCGGCTGTGGCAAGTCGACCACGGGCCGCTGCGTGCTGCGGCTGATCGAGCCGAGCTCGGGCGAGCTGAGCTTCGAGGGCAAGGACGTGATCGCGCTGTCCGGCGAAGGCTTGCGCGCACTCCGTCGCGACATCCAGATCATCTTCCAGGATCCTTACGCCTCGCTCAATCCGCGCATGACCATCGGCGCCATCATCGGCGAGGCACTGACGATCCATGGGCTTACGACGTCGCGACAGCAATACGAGGCGCGCATCGTCCACCTGCTCGAGACCGTCGGCCTGCAGGCCGACCACATGACGCGCTACCCGCATGAATTCTCCGGCGGCCAGCGCCAGCGTATCGGCATCGCCCGGGCGATCGCGGTCGAGCCCAAGCTGATCATCTGCGACGAGCCGGTGTCGGCGCTCGACGTCTCGATCCAGGCCCAGGTGATCAATCTGCTGGAGGACCTGCAGCAGAAATTCGGCATCGCCTATCTGTTCGTCGCGCACGATCTGTCGGTGGTCGAGCACATCAGCCGTCGCGTCGCGGTGATGTACCTCGGCCGCATCGTCGAGACCGCGGCGTCACGTGATCTCTATTCGGCGCCGAAGCACCCCTACACCGAGGCACTGCTGTCGGCGGTGCCGATCCCCGATCCCTCCATCAAGCGCAAGCGCGTCCGGCTCAAGGGTGAGGTGCCGAGCCCGATCAATCCTCCGACCGGCTGCCACTTCCACACCCGCTGCCCGATCGCGAAGGACGTCTGCAGCAAGGAGGTGCCGCCCTTGAAGGCCAGCGCCGAGGGACATCTAGTCGCCTGTCATTTCCGTTGA
- a CDS encoding ABC transporter ATP-binding protein, with amino-acid sequence MDAHVTPLLEIKGLKTYFDSDDGQVQAVDGVDISIDRGETLCVVGESGSGKTVTAMSVLKLIAMPPGRIVGGQILWQGRDLVPLGSSEMNKIRASEIAIVFQEPMTSLNPVYTVGDQIAEVIRLHQGLSKRAAMARAAEMLALVQIPNPQRRVHDYPHHFSGGMRQRVMIAMALSCNPKLLIADEPTTALDVTIQAQILDLLLDMKERLGMSIMLITHAMGVVAEVAQRVVVMYGGRVAEEAPVERLFANPRHPYTQGLIRSIPRIDLAAVKKIRLESIPGSVPKLVNPPEGCRFASRCRFAIPDCRRAQPPLREIEPGHKVACIRAEETLL; translated from the coding sequence ATGGATGCTCACGTGACCCCGCTTCTCGAGATCAAGGGGCTGAAGACCTATTTCGACAGCGATGACGGCCAGGTTCAGGCCGTCGACGGCGTGGACATTTCGATCGACCGGGGCGAGACCCTGTGCGTGGTCGGCGAGTCCGGGTCCGGCAAGACCGTCACGGCGATGTCGGTGCTGAAGCTGATCGCGATGCCGCCGGGGCGCATCGTCGGCGGCCAGATCCTGTGGCAGGGCCGTGACCTCGTGCCGCTCGGTTCGTCCGAGATGAACAAGATCCGCGCCTCCGAGATCGCGATCGTGTTCCAGGAGCCGATGACCTCGCTCAATCCGGTCTACACGGTCGGCGACCAGATCGCGGAAGTGATCCGGCTGCACCAGGGCCTGTCCAAGCGCGCGGCGATGGCGCGGGCGGCTGAAATGCTGGCGTTGGTGCAGATCCCCAACCCGCAGCGTCGCGTGCACGACTATCCGCATCACTTTTCGGGCGGCATGCGCCAGCGCGTGATGATCGCGATGGCGCTGTCGTGCAATCCCAAGCTCCTGATCGCCGACGAGCCGACCACCGCACTCGACGTGACCATCCAGGCGCAGATCCTGGACCTGCTGCTCGACATGAAGGAGCGGCTCGGCATGTCGATCATGCTGATCACGCACGCGATGGGCGTCGTCGCCGAGGTCGCCCAGCGCGTCGTCGTGATGTATGGAGGTCGTGTTGCCGAGGAGGCGCCGGTCGAGCGCCTGTTCGCCAATCCGCGTCATCCCTATACCCAGGGACTGATCCGCTCGATCCCGCGCATCGATCTCGCGGCGGTCAAGAAGATCCGGCTCGAAAGCATCCCGGGCAGCGTGCCGAAGCTGGTCAATCCGCCGGAGGGCTGTCGCTTCGCCTCCCGCTGCCGCTTTGCCATTCCCGATTGCAGGCGCGCACAGCCTCCGCTGCGCGAGATCGAGCCCGGCCACAAGGTGGCGTGCATCCGCGCCGAAGAGACGTTGCTCTGA
- a CDS encoding ABC transporter permease, with protein sequence MAGLTHASPSVETAVAPVSKKRRFSPGRDAIRRFLRHRMAAVSIAVLTLLALAILVGPWIWRVPINEIDFTARLASPSVDHPFGTDDLGQDLLARMIYGGRISLAVGFAAMAVGLFVGTVIGSIAGASKGPVDAALMWLTDLFLSLPQLPLLLLVIYLFRDLLKGLVGPEGGTFILIVLVIGGFRWMPVARLVRAQFLSLREKEFVEAARALGASNVRLVVRHILPNALGPVIVAGTIDVAAAIIAESTLSFLGLGFPPDIPTWGRLLFDAKDYLDIAPHWALFAGGAIFLTVIAINFIGDGLRDALDPRKVM encoded by the coding sequence ATGGCTGGCTTGACCCACGCATCTCCTTCCGTTGAGACGGCAGTCGCGCCGGTTTCGAAAAAGCGCCGCTTCTCGCCGGGACGCGACGCTATCAGGCGCTTCCTGCGCCACCGCATGGCGGCCGTCAGCATCGCGGTGCTGACGCTGCTGGCGCTGGCGATCCTCGTCGGACCGTGGATCTGGCGGGTGCCGATCAACGAGATCGATTTCACCGCGCGCCTCGCGTCGCCGTCAGTGGATCATCCGTTCGGCACCGACGACCTTGGCCAGGATCTGCTGGCGCGCATGATCTATGGCGGACGCATCTCGCTCGCGGTCGGCTTCGCGGCCATGGCGGTCGGGCTATTTGTCGGCACCGTCATCGGCTCCATCGCCGGTGCATCCAAGGGGCCGGTCGATGCCGCTCTGATGTGGCTGACCGATCTGTTCCTGTCGCTGCCGCAGCTGCCGCTGCTGCTGCTCGTCATCTATCTGTTCCGCGATCTCCTGAAGGGCCTGGTCGGCCCGGAAGGTGGCACCTTCATCCTGATCGTGCTGGTGATCGGCGGCTTCCGCTGGATGCCGGTCGCGCGTCTCGTGCGCGCCCAGTTCCTGTCGCTGCGCGAGAAGGAGTTCGTGGAGGCTGCGCGTGCGCTGGGCGCTTCGAACGTCCGTCTCGTCGTCCGTCACATCCTGCCCAATGCGCTCGGACCCGTGATCGTCGCCGGCACGATCGACGTCGCCGCTGCGATCATTGCGGAATCGACGCTGTCGTTTCTCGGCCTCGGCTTTCCGCCCGACATTCCGACCTGGGGCCGGCTGCTGTTCGACGCCAAGGATTATCTCGATATCGCGCCGCATTGGGCGCTGTTCGCCGGCGGCGCGATCTTCCTCACCGTCATCGCGATCAACTTCATCGGTGATGGCCTGCGCGATGCGCTCGATCCGCGGAAGGTGATGTGA